A window of the Helianthus annuus cultivar XRQ/B chromosome 4, HanXRQr2.0-SUNRISE, whole genome shotgun sequence genome harbors these coding sequences:
- the LOC110936242 gene encoding leishmanolysin-like peptidase, whose translation MEFKIRCGKCWPQLLLLQILLILVLFDPIQANYDQNQLQRKRSETGSENIASHSCIHDEIIEQRRKRSGNNVYSVTPQVYHATDTEPLHRKGRALLEIPKVSSFPKNAKQPIRIYLNYDAVGHSATRDCRNIGDIVKLGEPPEASNSETLSCNPHNDPSIVSDCWYNCTSDDISGEDKRRRLRRALGQTADWFRRALAVERVRGNLRLSGYSACGQDGGVQLPRAYVEEGVADADLVLLVTTRPTTGNTLAWAVACERDQWGRAIAGHVNVAPRHLTADAETLLSATLIHEVMHVLGFDPHAFTHFRDERKRRRSKVTEERMDEKLGRMVTRVVLPHVIMHSRHHYGAYSENFTGLELEDGGGRGTSGSHWEKRLLMNEIMTGSVDTRSVVSKMTLALLEDSGWYEANYSMADRLDWGSNQGTEFVTGPCNLWKGAYHCNTTQLTGCTYNREAEGYCPIVNYSGDLPLWARYFPQPNKGGQSSLADFCTYFVAYSDGSCIDTNTAREPDKMLGEVRGSDSRCMASSLVRNGFVRGSMTQGNGCYQRRCVNNTLEVAVDGIWKACPEAGGPIQFPGFNGELICPAYHELCSVDPVVTSGQCPNSCNSKGDCVSGTCHCFIGFDGHDCSKRSCPSNCSGNGKCLKNGICECANGYTGIDCSTAVCDEQCSLHGGVCDNGVCEFRCSDYAGYTCRNTSDLLDSLAICKDVLINDAAGQHCAPSESSILQQLEEVVVMPNYHRLYPTGARKILNMFRGRNCDKAAKRLACWISIQKCEKDGDNRLRVCHSACQAYNLACGASLDCSDQTLFSEEGGGEGEGLCTGWGDMESWF comes from the exons ATGGAGTTCAAGATTCGTTGTGGGAAATGTTGGCCCCAGCTATTACTTCTACAG ATTCTATTAATTTTAGTATTGTTCGACCCAATCCAAGCAAATTACGACCAAAATCAATTGCAACGGAAACGGTCAGAAACGGGCAGTGAAAATATCGCATCACATTCTTGTATTCACGATGAGATAATCGAACAAAGAAGAAAGAGATCCGGGAACAACGTTTATTCTGTAACTCCGCAAGTTTATCATGCCACTGACACCGAGCCTCTTCACCGCAAGGGAAGGGCATTATTGGAAATTCCAAAAGTTTCAAGCTTTCCTAAGAATGCAAAACAACCCATCCGAATTTATCTAAACTATGATGCGGTGGGTCATTCGGCCACTAGAGATTGTAGAAACATTGGTGATATAGTGAAA TTAGGTGAACCTCCGGAAGCTTCTAATTCGGAAACACTTTCTTGTAATCCGCACAATGATCCCTCGATTGTTAGTGATTGTTGGTATAATTGTACTTCGGATGATATATCCGGAGAGGATAAAAGGCGTCGTCTTCGAAGG GCTTTAGGGCAGACAGCTGACTGGTTTAGAAGAGCTTTGGCTGTTGAGCGTGTAAGAGGAAACTTGCGGTTAAGTGGTTACTCTGCTTGTGGACAAGATGGCGGTGTTCAACTTCCGCGTGCATACGTTGAAG aGGGAGTTGCTGATGCCGATTTGGTTCTTTTGGTGACTACAAGGCCCACCACTGGCAACACTTTAGCATGGGCGGTAGCATGTGAACGTGATCAATGGGGCCGTGCAATTGCCG GACATGTGAATGTTGCCCCTCGACATTTGACAGCAGACGCCGAAACGTTACTTTCAGCTACCCTCATACATGAA GTGATGCACGTACTTGGGTTTGATCCGCACGCCTTCACGCATTTTAGAGATGAGAGAAAAAGACGACGAAGTAAG GTTACTGAAGAGAGAATGGATGAAAAGCTTGGGAGGATGGTGACTCGTGTCGTTTTGCCACACGTCATCATGCATTCACGCCATCATTATGGG GCGTACTCCGAGAATTTCACCGGGCTCGAACTGGAAGACGGTGGGGGCCGCGGAACATCAG GATCTCACTGGGAAAAGAGACTTTTGATGAATGAAATCATGACCGGTTCTGTTGACACGCGATCGGTTGTTTCGAAAATGACACTGGCTTTACTTGAAGATAGCGGTTGGTACGAGGCTAATTATAGTATGGCGGACCGTCTTGATTGGGGAAGTAACCAAGGGACCGAGTTTGTTACCGGTCCGTGTAACCTTTGGAAAGGGGCTTATCATTGTAACACAACGCAGTTAACGGGATGTACATATAACCGTGAAGCAGAGGGTTATTGCCCGATTGTAAATTATAGCGGCGATCTTCCTCTGTGGGCTCGTTATTTTCCTCAACCTAACAAAG GTGGACAGTCGTCATTGGCTGATTTTTGCACTTATTTTGTAGCTTATTCCGATGGTTCTTGTATAGACACTAACACTGCACGCGAGCCCGACAAAATGTTGGGTGAAGTACGCGGAAGTGACTCGAG GTGTATGGCCTCTTCATTAGTAAGAAACGGCTTTGTTCGGGGTTCTATGACTCAAGGAAACGGTTGTTATCAACGAAGATGTGTAAACAATACGTTGGAGGTTGCTGTTGACGGTATTTGGAAAGCATGCCCAGAAGCCGGTGGACCGATCCAGTTTCCTGGCTTTAACG GTGAGCTGATCTGCCCGGCATATCATGAACTCTGTAGTGTAGACCCCGTTGTGACATCCGGGCAGTGCCCGAACTCGTGTAACTCCAAGGGTGACTGTGTTAGTGGAACATGTCACTGTTTTATCGGTTTTGATGGTCACGATTGTAGCAAAC GATCATGTCCTAGCAATTGTAGTGGAAACGGGAAGTGCCTCAAAAACGGTATTTGTGAATGCGCGAATGGATACACCGGGATTGATTGCTCAACAG CTGTATGTGATGAACAATGTAGTCTTCACGGTGGGGTGTGTGACAACGGCGTGTGTGAGTTTCGGTGCTCTGATTATGCGGGCTACACCTGTCGAAACACCTCGGATCTTCTTGACAGCCTGGCAATTTGTAAAGACGTGTTAATAAACGATGCTGCCGGGCAGCATTGTGCACCGAGTGAATCCAGCATATTGCAGCAGCTTGAGGAAGTCGTGGTCATGCCGAATTACCACCGGTTATACCCGACCGGTGCTAGAAAAATTCTCAACATGTTTAGAGGCAGAAACTGTGATAAAGCAGCCAAAAGACTAGCTTGTTGG ATATCAATACAAAAATGTGAAAAAGACGGTGACAATAGATTAAGAGTGTGCCATTCAGCATGCCAAGCGTATAACTTGGCGTGTGGGGCATCGTTGGATTGCTCAGATCAAACTCTTTTCAGCGAAGAAGGTGGCGGGGAGGGTGAGGGGTTATGTACGGGTTGGGGTGATATGGAATCATGGTTTTGA